Proteins encoded by one window of Streptomyces uncialis:
- a CDS encoding glycoside hydrolase family 6 protein: MYGKVRASAAVAGAVLLLMGCSSGGSDSGGDKPEPMKQQPKDKDPYWVNPEGYAADQVAAYENDGKDREAEQIRKIAAQPTADWIGVENPEEETRGITQAAQKADRDALLVLYNIPHRDCGQYSGGGAADGDAYRAWIDGVVKGIGDRPTTVVLEPDAVLHLVDGCTPKQFHEERYHLLWGAVEKLKSSENTKVYVDAGNAGWGKPDQIFEPLKRAGVEKADGFSVNVSNFYSTADSVEYGKELSAKVGGRPFVIDTSRNGNGPFTGGNPDERWCNPPGRALGETPTTKTGDPLVHAFLWVKRPGESDGECKGGPKAGAWWPEYALELAKSSKN; this comes from the coding sequence ATGTACGGCAAGGTGCGGGCGTCGGCGGCGGTCGCGGGGGCGGTGCTGCTGCTGATGGGGTGTTCCTCCGGTGGGAGCGACTCCGGCGGGGACAAGCCGGAACCGATGAAGCAGCAGCCCAAGGACAAGGACCCGTACTGGGTCAACCCGGAAGGGTACGCGGCCGATCAGGTCGCCGCGTACGAGAACGACGGCAAGGACCGGGAAGCCGAGCAGATCCGGAAGATAGCCGCCCAGCCCACGGCGGACTGGATCGGCGTGGAGAACCCGGAGGAGGAGACGCGGGGCATCACCCAGGCCGCGCAGAAGGCCGACCGGGACGCCCTGCTCGTCCTCTACAACATCCCGCACCGCGACTGCGGCCAGTACTCGGGCGGCGGCGCCGCCGACGGCGACGCGTACCGGGCCTGGATCGACGGGGTGGTCAAGGGCATCGGGGACCGTCCCACGACGGTCGTCCTGGAGCCGGACGCGGTTCTGCACCTGGTGGACGGCTGCACCCCGAAGCAGTTCCACGAGGAGCGCTACCACCTGCTGTGGGGTGCGGTCGAGAAGCTGAAGTCGTCGGAGAACACCAAGGTGTACGTCGACGCGGGCAACGCGGGCTGGGGCAAGCCCGACCAGATCTTCGAGCCCCTGAAGCGGGCGGGCGTGGAGAAGGCGGACGGGTTCTCCGTCAACGTCTCCAACTTCTACTCCACCGCCGACAGCGTCGAGTACGGCAAGGAACTCTCCGCGAAGGTCGGCGGACGCCCCTTCGTCATCGACACCAGCCGCAACGGCAACGGCCCCTTCACCGGCGGCAACCCGGACGAACGCTGGTGCAACCCGCCGGGCCGCGCGCTCGGTGAGACGCCCACCACGAAGACGGGCGACCCGCTGGTGCACGCCTTCCTGTGGGTCAAGCGCCCCGGCGAGTCGGACGGCGAGTGCAAGGGCGGCCCCAAGGCCGGCGCCTGGTGGCCCGAATACGCCCTGGAGCTGGCGAAGTCCAGCAAGAACTGA
- a CDS encoding DUF397 domain-containing protein: MMRYDLPEHGWRKSSYSPDNGGNCVERQLTADGEVAVGDSKCRALGAHAFAPAAWQKFVTAVAHGEL; the protein is encoded by the coding sequence ATGATGCGGTACGACCTCCCCGAGCACGGCTGGCGGAAGTCCTCCTACAGTCCTGACAACGGGGGCAACTGCGTTGAGCGACAGCTGACCGCCGATGGGGAGGTCGCCGTCGGTGACAGCAAGTGCCGGGCGCTCGGGGCGCACGCGTTCGCCCCGGCGGCCTGGCAGAAGTTCGTCACCGCCGTCGCACACGGCGAGCTGTGA
- a CDS encoding helix-turn-helix domain-containing protein, producing MSSHPRPTVRRRRLGGKLRQLREAAGITADQAAERIGGDKSKISRQENGRQGVSKLELEALFVLYGVEDEKLMTALSTLAREGRRKSWWAQYGDLLAEPFQERMSIESDAVRIFLFQPLLVPGLFQTREYAEESIRGVEKSATDEQIDSYVAVRMTRQDILREKGPQVVCVLDEAVLRRTVGGPRTMASQLQKLIELNNPPQLTIQVIPFGQGWHAGLDGAFSIFRYPDPMDLDVVSLAYLDGLLYLEEDGPVERYKLAFDQLRASALSSQQSMDLITRVMRDLNKT from the coding sequence TTGTCCAGCCACCCTCGTCCGACCGTGCGTCGCCGCAGACTTGGCGGCAAGCTCAGGCAACTCCGCGAAGCCGCCGGGATCACGGCGGATCAGGCCGCCGAACGCATCGGCGGTGACAAATCGAAGATCTCGCGGCAGGAGAACGGCCGCCAAGGCGTCAGCAAGCTGGAGTTGGAGGCGCTGTTCGTCCTCTACGGCGTCGAGGACGAGAAGCTCATGACGGCGCTCAGCACTCTGGCCCGCGAAGGACGGCGCAAGAGCTGGTGGGCGCAGTACGGCGACCTGCTCGCGGAACCCTTCCAGGAACGGATGAGCATCGAGTCGGACGCGGTCCGCATCTTCCTGTTCCAGCCCTTGCTCGTCCCCGGACTGTTCCAGACACGTGAGTACGCCGAGGAGTCCATCCGCGGAGTGGAGAAGTCGGCCACCGACGAGCAGATCGACTCGTACGTCGCCGTTCGGATGACTCGGCAGGACATACTGCGGGAGAAGGGACCGCAAGTGGTCTGCGTACTCGACGAAGCGGTGTTGCGCCGCACGGTCGGAGGACCGAGGACCATGGCGAGCCAACTTCAGAAGCTCATCGAGCTGAACAACCCGCCGCAGCTCACGATCCAGGTCATTCCGTTCGGTCAGGGCTGGCACGCGGGTCTCGATGGCGCGTTCAGCATCTTCAGATATCCCGACCCGATGGACCTGGACGTGGTGAGCCTCGCGTACCTCGACGGGCTGCTGTATCTGGAGGAAGATGGTCCCGTTGAGCGGTACAAGCTGGCTTTCGACCAGTTGCGGGCGTCGGCGCTGTCGTCTCAGCAGTCCATGGACCTGATCACGCGCGTCATGCGGGATCTGAACAAGACCTAG
- a CDS encoding ATP-binding protein, with product MAEEGARQYRQELTADPRAFALIRRTVTAHIRYWGWTDHVGPAVMCVTEMLANVRDHAGSPDCVLILRATPSELRIVVSDRSPVLPVVRQPDWCSENGRGMWLLGANADTWGAEHTAEGKNVWVAFTRPTGAAST from the coding sequence ATGGCGGAAGAAGGGGCGCGGCAGTACCGGCAGGAACTCACCGCCGACCCGCGTGCCTTCGCTCTCATCCGTCGCACCGTCACCGCCCACATCCGGTACTGGGGCTGGACCGATCACGTCGGCCCGGCTGTCATGTGTGTGACGGAGATGCTGGCGAATGTCCGGGACCACGCCGGTTCCCCCGACTGCGTCCTGATACTGCGCGCCACACCGTCCGAGCTGCGGATCGTCGTGAGCGACAGGAGTCCGGTGCTGCCGGTGGTCCGTCAGCCCGACTGGTGCAGCGAGAACGGGCGCGGCATGTGGCTGCTCGGCGCCAACGCCGACACCTGGGGCGCGGAGCACACCGCCGAGGGCAAGAACGTGTGGGTGGCGTTCACCCGCCCGACCGGGGCGGCCTCCACCTGA